The Candidatus Eisenbacteria bacterium genome window below encodes:
- a CDS encoding iron-sulfur cluster assembly accessory protein produces the protein MVTLSNKAAAEIKQIMQQQGGTFQGIRVFVAGGGCSGMSYGMQIADEPATADDLVFEAEGVKVIVDMGSHQYLDGASIDFDDTLQSGGFKINNPNAAKTCGCGSSFATEEGAEGAEATGAVAGAAGATRSGINRS, from the coding sequence ATGGTCACCTTGAGCAACAAGGCCGCGGCCGAGATCAAGCAGATCATGCAGCAGCAGGGAGGCACGTTCCAAGGCATCCGCGTCTTCGTCGCGGGCGGCGGCTGCTCGGGCATGTCGTACGGTATGCAGATCGCGGACGAGCCGGCGACGGCGGACGACCTCGTGTTCGAAGCGGAGGGCGTCAAGGTGATCGTCGACATGGGCAGCCATCAGTATCTCGACGGCGCCTCGATCGACTTCGACGATACGCTTCAGAGCGGCGGCTTCAAGATCAACAATCCGAACGCGGCGAAGACCTGCGGCTGCGGGTCCTCGTTCGCGACTGAAGAAGGGGCCGAAGGGGCGGAGGCCACGGGTGCGGTAGCGGGGGCTGCGGGAGCCACTAGGTCCGGAATCA
- the pyk gene encoding pyruvate kinase: MSSRRTKIIATIGPASSDPAVLARMIRGGMDVARLNFSHGTYRDHSRAIRHIRAVSKRIGKHVGLLLDLQGPRLRVGELDGGVAQLRAGAEVILTNRRGKGNARRVPIVYSGLMRDVKVGDRVLIADGLVEIRVVGKGKDGLRCRVVTGGEIADHKGVNFPGVRLSVPSMTAKDRADLSFGLSMGVDYVALSFVRRGDDIIALRRLLRRAQRPPAVIAKIERREAIENLESILDEADGVMIARGDLGVEYPAERVPILQKRIIERGNLREVLVITATQMLESMVHAARPTRAEASDVANAIFDGTDAVMLSAETAVGHYPDRATQTMARIAAEADEFAAGMRAPRRSSDGTAPTAHASPTHALAHTAFQAAREIRARALVTFTHTGYSARLVSKSRPNTPILALTPLDSTCRRLTLWWGVLPVLVPHWRTAEGMIESGVKLLLGKKMLRRGDWVVAMAGTTTRSGGTNLLRIVQLGRPPDRPRTPIR, translated from the coding sequence GTGTCCTCGCGCCGCACCAAGATCATCGCCACCATCGGGCCGGCCTCCTCCGACCCGGCCGTTCTAGCCCGCATGATCCGCGGCGGGATGGATGTCGCGCGCCTCAATTTTTCCCACGGCACCTACCGCGACCACTCGCGCGCGATCCGTCACATCCGCGCCGTGTCGAAGCGGATCGGCAAGCACGTCGGGCTCCTCCTCGACCTTCAGGGCCCCCGGCTCCGCGTCGGGGAATTGGACGGCGGCGTCGCGCAGCTCCGCGCCGGCGCCGAGGTGATCCTCACCAATCGCCGCGGCAAAGGGAACGCGCGCCGGGTCCCGATCGTCTATTCGGGCCTGATGCGCGACGTGAAAGTGGGCGACCGCGTCCTGATCGCGGACGGCCTGGTCGAGATTCGCGTGGTGGGCAAGGGCAAGGACGGGCTTCGATGCCGCGTCGTCACGGGCGGCGAGATCGCCGACCACAAAGGGGTCAACTTCCCAGGCGTCCGCCTGAGCGTGCCGTCCATGACCGCCAAGGACCGCGCCGATCTCTCCTTCGGCCTCTCGATGGGCGTCGATTACGTCGCCCTCTCCTTCGTTCGCCGGGGCGATGACATCATCGCGCTCCGGAGGCTCCTCCGCCGGGCGCAGCGGCCCCCCGCGGTCATCGCGAAGATCGAGCGCCGCGAGGCGATCGAGAACCTCGAGTCGATTCTCGACGAAGCGGACGGCGTGATGATCGCGCGCGGGGACCTTGGGGTCGAGTACCCGGCCGAGCGCGTCCCGATCTTGCAAAAGCGGATCATCGAGCGGGGCAACCTGCGCGAGGTGCTCGTCATCACCGCGACGCAGATGCTCGAGTCGATGGTCCACGCGGCGCGGCCGACCCGCGCCGAGGCGTCCGATGTCGCCAACGCGATATTCGATGGGACCGACGCCGTGATGCTGAGCGCCGAGACCGCGGTGGGCCACTACCCGGACCGGGCCACGCAGACGATGGCGCGGATCGCGGCGGAGGCCGACGAGTTCGCCGCCGGGATGAGGGCCCCGCGGCGCTCCTCCGACGGCACGGCCCCGACGGCCCACGCGTCGCCGACCCACGCGCTCGCCCACACCGCGTTTCAAGCGGCCCGCGAGATCCGGGCCCGCGCGCTCGTGACGTTCACCCACACCGGCTACTCGGCGCGCCTCGTGAGCAAGTCGCGCCCGAACACCCCGATCCTCGCGCTGACGCCGCTCGACTCGACCTGCAGGAGGCTCACGCTCTGGTGGGGCGTCCTGCCGGTGCTGGTGCCGCATTGGCGCACGGCGGAGGGGATGATCGAATCCGGAGTGAAGCTCCTTCTCGGAAAGAAGATGCTCCGCAGGGGCGACTGGGTCGTCGCGATGGCGGGCACGACAACCCGCTCCGGCGGCACGAACCTTCTTCGCATTGTGCAGCTTGGCCGGCCCCCGGATCGGCCCCGCACGCCAATCCGTTGA
- a CDS encoding MBL fold metallo-hydrolase, giving the protein MRSRSWLAVVLVSAAGAGYVAPTNAKLAIDPLLYPEPPRNAITFWGHACAYIDIGGFGIVTDPVFARRYAVIRRRLIAAPPRESFDQAEVVLISHAHQDHLNPKTLARFTPGTIVLCPRPAAKYVAGLGLRVLVMRPGDEFDFPGGTIVAVAAHHPGGRHSLKARSDGRALGYIIRGPRNTIYYSGDTDYFPGIAAIGSKYRPDIALLNINAHLHSEDAVFAIAGLGMPSVVPMHLGAYDGKSTRLGPRWRAELVGALGSTIVPLEVGESISLSPSARDSAAHR; this is encoded by the coding sequence ATGAGGTCCCGCTCGTGGCTGGCAGTGGTTCTCGTGTCCGCGGCCGGAGCGGGATATGTCGCACCCACCAACGCCAAACTTGCGATCGACCCCTTGCTCTATCCTGAGCCCCCGCGCAACGCGATCACGTTCTGGGGGCACGCCTGCGCGTACATCGACATCGGCGGTTTTGGCATCGTGACCGATCCGGTGTTCGCGCGAAGGTATGCCGTCATCCGACGCCGGCTGATCGCGGCCCCACCCCGAGAGTCGTTCGATCAGGCCGAGGTGGTGCTGATCTCGCACGCGCACCAGGATCATCTGAATCCGAAAACACTCGCCCGCTTCACGCCAGGGACGATCGTGCTCTGTCCCCGGCCGGCGGCCAAGTACGTAGCGGGATTGGGACTCCGCGTTCTCGTGATGAGGCCCGGTGACGAATTCGACTTTCCAGGAGGGACCATCGTGGCGGTGGCCGCGCATCACCCCGGTGGGCGCCACTCGCTGAAGGCCCGCTCGGATGGACGCGCTCTCGGCTACATCATCCGCGGCCCGAGGAACACGATCTACTACAGCGGCGATACGGATTACTTCCCCGGAATCGCCGCGATCGGATCCAAATACCGGCCCGACATCGCGCTCCTCAACATCAACGCCCACCTCCATTCCGAGGACGCGGTCTTCGCGATCGCGGGTCTCGGGATGCCGTCGGTCGTGCCCATGCACCTCGGTGCATACGACGGCAAGAGCACGCGCCTTGGTCCTCGCTGGCGCGCGGAGCTGGTCGGGGCGCTGGGCTCCACCATCGTGCCCCTCGAAGTTGGGGAGAGCATTTCACTCTCGCCGTCCGCGCGGGATTCGGCTGCCCATCGATGA